One region of Zingiber officinale cultivar Zhangliang chromosome 7B, Zo_v1.1, whole genome shotgun sequence genomic DNA includes:
- the LOC122005474 gene encoding uncharacterized protein LOC122005474 isoform X2 — protein sequence MASASEIILPIGTQKHDPAWKHCLMVRSAGRTKLKCVYCLKLFLGGGIHRIKEHLARHKGNASCCPKVPMEVQVAMQQSLDGSAARRKKKLKYSEEATNAQTAVPMQLEGSEVGSGIQMMQIQDVIDMGTVPVEVRDEGVVSKPPEKVRKKRSRLASPLQNTLFQQQTPSLVADAGKSTIGGTVTRDQVCMAIGRFLFEAGVPLEAVNSPHFQSMVDALTLAGPGVGAFSYHDFRGWILRRSVEEMNNTLEQCRAAWSRTGCSVLADEWTTVTGKTLINFLVYCPEGTMFLKSIDASHIVSSADTLYELLKHVVEEVGERNVVQVMTNYTETHVAAGNKLTETFPTLFWTSCSSQCIEAILEDISKLGVISEVIENAKAITGFMYSHVAILNIMRNHTNGKDLILPCDSCSAMAFITLRNMISLKENLRAMVTSVEWLDSPFSRKPAGVLIADLICSLPFWSSCVAIVRITEPLLRVLKLVENNKKPAMGYIHLAIYQIKQAIKKELVKKADYMTYWEIIDWRWNRQLPCPLYAAAFFLNPRFFFSIQGDVSNEISSGMLDCIERLVPDANTQDKVQKELSLYKSSSGDFGRKMAIRARNTLLPAEWWSTYGGACPNLMRLAIHILSQTCSLRGSEQVHLPFEQIHNHRMNYLEHQRLCDLIFVHYNLRLQRR from the exons ATGGCGTCGGCATCCGAAATCATCCTGCCGATCGGCACGCAGAAGCACGACCCGGCGTGGAAGCATTGCCTCATGGTACGGTCGGCCGGACGGACCAAACTCAAGTGCGTGTACTGCTTGAAGTTGTTCCTCGGAGGGGGCATCCATCGCATCAAGGAGCACCTCGCCCGGCATAAGGGAAACGCCTCCTGCTGCCCCAAGGTGCCTATGGAGGTGCAGGTTGCCATGCAGCAGAGCCTGGATGGCTCCGCggcgaggaggaagaaaaagCTTAAGTACTCGGAGGAGGCGACGAATGCTCAAACAGCGGTGCCGATGCAACTGGAAGGGAGTGAGGTAGGTTCCGGGATTCAGATGATGCAAATCCAGGATGTGATTGACATGGGCACAGTCCCGGTGGAGGTGAGAGATGAGGGAGTTGTATCTAAACCTCCTGAAAAAGTACGGAAAAAGAGATCAAGGCTAGCTTCGCCTCTTCAAAACACTCTTTTCCAGCAACAGACTCCTTCCCTGGTTGCAGACGCCGGAAAATCTACCATTGGAGGCACCGTCACTAGGGACCAGGTTTGCATGGCTATTGGGAGGTTCCTATTTGAGGCTGGGGTGCCGTTGGAAGCTGTCAATTCGCCGCATTTCCAATCAATGGTAGACGCACTCACATTGGCTGGACCCGGGGTGGGAGCATTCTCTTATCACGACTTTCGCGGCTGGATATTGAGGAGATCAGTCGAAGAGATGAATAATACATTGGAGCAATGCAGGGCGGCATGGAGTCGCACTGGGTGCTCGGTGTTGGCAGATGAATGGACTACGGTAACTGGTAAGACTTTGATAAACTTTTTAGTCTACTGTCCCGAAGGAACAATGTTCCTCAAATCTATTGATGCTTCACACATTGTGTCATCTGCGGATACTCTGTATGAACTACTTAAGCATGTTGTAGAAGAAGTTGGTGAGAGAAATGTTGTTCAGGTGATGACAAATTATACTGAGACCCATGTTGCTGCTGGGAATAAGTTGACTGAGACTTTTCCTACCTTGTTTTGGACATCGTGTTCTTCTCAATGCATTGAGGCAATCCTAGAGGATATCAGTAAGTTGGGAGTGATAAGTGAGGTCATTGAGAATGCTAAAGCCATCACAGGATTTATGTACTCTCATGTAGCAATACTGAATATTATGAGGAATCACACAAACGGGAAAGATTTGATACTTCCTTGTGACAGTTGCTCAGCGATGGCCTTTATCACATTAAGGAATATGATTAGCTTAAAGGAGAACCTGAGAGCAATGGTTACTTCTGTAGAGTGGCTTGATTCACCATTTTCTAGAAAGCCTGCAGGAGTTCTAATTGCTGACCTTATTTGTAGCTTGCCATTTTGGTCTTCTTGTGTAGCAATTGTTCGAATAACAGAACCACTGTTGCGGGTTCTTAAATTAGTCGAGAACAATAAGAAACCAGCCATGGGATACATTCATCTTGCTATTTATCAAATCAAACAAGCAATAAAAAAAGAGCTTGTTAAGAAGGCAGATTACATGACATATTGGGAAATTATAGACTGGAGATGGAATAGACAACTGCCTTGTCCTCTTTATGCAGCCGCCTTCTTCTTGAATCCTCGCTTCTTCTTCAGCATTCAAGGAGATGTATCCAATGAGATATCATCTGGAATGCTTGATTGCATAGAAAGACTTGTGCCTGATGCAAATACCCAAGACAAGGTCCAAAAGGAGCTCAGTCTATATAAAAGTTCGTCAGGGGACTTTGGAAGAAAAATGGCTATTAGAGCAAGAAACACTTTACTTCCTG CTGAGTGGTGGTCAACTTATGGAGGTGCTTGTCCAAACTTAATGCGTCTTGCCATTCACATACTCAGTCAAACTTGCAGTTTGAGGGGATCTGAACAAGTTCACCTTCCTTTCGAACAAATTCATAACCACAGAATGAACTATTTAGAACACCAACGTCTTTGTGACCTCATCTTCGTGCATTATAACTTGCGACTACAGCGAAG ATAA
- the LOC122005476 gene encoding laccase-17-like yields MASLISSLLVVSILLAVARLSAASTTRHYKFDITMQKVTKLCKSKSIVTVNGQFPGPRIVAREGDRIVVKVVNHVRYNITMHWHGIRQLMSGWADGPAYITQCPIQTSQTYVYNFTVTGQRGTMWWHAHASWLRATVYGPLIILPKTGGSPYPFPKPHKEIPIIFGEWFNADPEAIISQALRTGAGPNVSDAFTINGLPGPFYNCSKKDTFKLKVKPGKTYLLRLINAALNDEFFFSIANHSLTVVETDASYVKPLDVDVVLVTPGQTTNVLLRTASAAPNASFLLAIRPYATGQGTFDNTTAVGILEYQNSNGRSSLKNIPLFKPKLPALNDTAYAANYSGRLRRLADAWHPVDVPQAVDRRFFFTVGLGADPCPKNQTCQGPNGTKFAASINNVSFTMPTTALLQEHYQRRPHVYRADFPEEPLFFYNFTGTPPNNTFVEHGTRAVRLPFNTSVEVVLQGTSVLGAESHPMHLHGHNFYVVGRGFGNFDPVDDPSRFNLVDPVERNTVGVPVGGWLAVRFRADNPGVWLMHCHIDAHLSWGLRMTWVVDDGPLPNQKLPPPPSDLPTC; encoded by the exons ATGGCTTCCCTGATCAGTTCCCTTCTAGTTGTTAGCATATTGCTGGCTGTTGCTCGACTCTCAGCGGCAAGCACTACAAGGCACTACAAGTTCGAC ATAACGATGCAGAAGGTAACGAAGCTCTGCAAGAGCAAGAGCATTGTGACGGTCAACGGACAGTTCCCCGGGCCGAGGATCGTCGCGAGAGAGGGCGATCGCATCGTAGTCAAGGTGGTCAACCACGTACGGTACAACATCACTATGCACTG GCATGGGATAAGACAATTAATGAGTGGCTGGGCTGACGGCCCAGCGTACATCACTCAGTGCCCCATCCAAACGAGCCAGACCTACGTCTACAACTTCACCGTAACGGGCCAGAGAGGCACGATGTGGTGGCACGCCCACGCGTCCTGGTTACGGGCCACGGTTTACGGCCCACTCATCATCCTTCCTAAAACCGGCGGCAGTCCTTATCCCTTCCCGAAACCTCACAAGGAAATCCCCATCATCTTcg GTGAGTGGTTTAATGCGGACCCGGAGGCTATTATATCCCAAGCTCTCCGAACTGGTGCCGGCCCAAATGTGTCCGATGCTTTCACTATTAATGGGCTTCCTGGGCCTTTTTATAATTGCTCGAAAAAAG ATACGTTTAAGCTGAAGGTGAAGCCGGGGAAGACGTACCTGCTCCGTCTCATCAACGCCGCACTCAACGACGAGTTCTTCTTCAGCATCGCCAACCACAGCCTCACCGTCGTCGAGACCGATGCCTCCTACGTCAAGCCCCTCGACGTCGACGTCGTCCTCGTCACGCCGGGGCAGACCACGAATGTCCTCCTCCGCACCGCCTCAGCCGCTCCAAACGCCTCCTTCCTCCTCGCCATTCGTCCGTACGCCACCGGCCAGGGCACCTTTGACAACACCACCGCGGTCGGCATCCTGGAGTACCAAAATTCGAATGGGAGGTCGAGTTTGAAAAATATCCCGCTCTTTAAGCCAAAGCTTCCCGCCCTCAACGACACGGCGTATGCCGCGAACTACTCCGGGAGACTCCGCCGCCTTGCGGATGCATGGCACCCGGTGGACGTTCCGCAGGCTGTGGACCGGCGCTTCTTCTTCACGGTCGGGCTCGGGGCTGACCCGTGCCCCAAGAACCAGACCTGCCAAGGGCCCAACGGGACCAAGTTCGCCGCGTCGATCAACAACGTCTCGTTCACGATGCCGACGACCGCGCTGCTGCAGGAGCACTACCAGCGGCGGCCACACGTGTACCGGGCGGACTTCCCGGAGGAGCCTCTATTTTTCTACAATTTCACGGGGACGCCGCCCAACAACACGTTTGTGGAGCACGGGACGCGGGCGGTGCGGTTACCGTTTAACACTAGTGTGGAGGTGGTGCTGCAGGGGACCAGCGTGCTGGGGGCGGAGAGCCACCCAATGCACCTCCATGGGCACAACTTCTACGTGGTCGGTCGGGGGTTCGGAAATTTCGACCCGGTCGACGACCCGAGCCGGTTCAATTTGGTTGACCCCGTGGAGAGGAACACTGTGGGCGTGCCAGTTGGGGGATGGCTGGCCGTCCGGTTCAGGGCTGATAATCCGG GTGTCTGGCTAATGCACTGCCATATCGACGCACACCTCAGCTGGGGGCTGAGAATGACGTGGGTGGTCGACGATGGACCCCTCCCAAACCAGAAGCTTCCTCCTCCGCCATCAGATCTCCCAACATGTTGA
- the LOC122005474 gene encoding uncharacterized protein LOC122005474 isoform X1 has translation MASASEIILPIGTQKHDPAWKHCLMVRSAGRTKLKCVYCLKLFLGGGIHRIKEHLARHKGNASCCPKVPMEVQVAMQQSLDGSAARRKKKLKYSEEATNAQTAVPMQLEGSEVGSGIQMMQIQDVIDMGTVPVEVRDEGVVSKPPEKVRKKRSRLASPLQNTLFQQQTPSLVADAGKSTIGGTVTRDQVCMAIGRFLFEAGVPLEAVNSPHFQSMVDALTLAGPGVGAFSYHDFRGWILRRSVEEMNNTLEQCRAAWSRTGCSVLADEWTTVTGKTLINFLVYCPEGTMFLKSIDASHIVSSADTLYELLKHVVEEVGERNVVQVMTNYTETHVAAGNKLTETFPTLFWTSCSSQCIEAILEDISKLGVISEVIENAKAITGFMYSHVAILNIMRNHTNGKDLILPCDSCSAMAFITLRNMISLKENLRAMVTSVEWLDSPFSRKPAGVLIADLICSLPFWSSCVAIVRITEPLLRVLKLVENNKKPAMGYIHLAIYQIKQAIKKELVKKADYMTYWEIIDWRWNRQLPCPLYAAAFFLNPRFFFSIQGDVSNEISSGMLDCIERLVPDANTQDKVQKELSLYKSSSGDFGRKMAIRARNTLLPAEWWSTYGGACPNLMRLAIHILSQTCSLRGSEQVHLPFEQIHNHRMNYLEHQRLCDLIFVHYNLRLQRRQVFRLKQFDPISVDNIDVVGDWVVEKNDLFSVDNEPLNWMSLNQPAEAQMQWVNLDDEEIEAFLAGIDDEMIQGAGKNVEDDGDVKEEVHADVSFT, from the exons ATGGCGTCGGCATCCGAAATCATCCTGCCGATCGGCACGCAGAAGCACGACCCGGCGTGGAAGCATTGCCTCATGGTACGGTCGGCCGGACGGACCAAACTCAAGTGCGTGTACTGCTTGAAGTTGTTCCTCGGAGGGGGCATCCATCGCATCAAGGAGCACCTCGCCCGGCATAAGGGAAACGCCTCCTGCTGCCCCAAGGTGCCTATGGAGGTGCAGGTTGCCATGCAGCAGAGCCTGGATGGCTCCGCggcgaggaggaagaaaaagCTTAAGTACTCGGAGGAGGCGACGAATGCTCAAACAGCGGTGCCGATGCAACTGGAAGGGAGTGAGGTAGGTTCCGGGATTCAGATGATGCAAATCCAGGATGTGATTGACATGGGCACAGTCCCGGTGGAGGTGAGAGATGAGGGAGTTGTATCTAAACCTCCTGAAAAAGTACGGAAAAAGAGATCAAGGCTAGCTTCGCCTCTTCAAAACACTCTTTTCCAGCAACAGACTCCTTCCCTGGTTGCAGACGCCGGAAAATCTACCATTGGAGGCACCGTCACTAGGGACCAGGTTTGCATGGCTATTGGGAGGTTCCTATTTGAGGCTGGGGTGCCGTTGGAAGCTGTCAATTCGCCGCATTTCCAATCAATGGTAGACGCACTCACATTGGCTGGACCCGGGGTGGGAGCATTCTCTTATCACGACTTTCGCGGCTGGATATTGAGGAGATCAGTCGAAGAGATGAATAATACATTGGAGCAATGCAGGGCGGCATGGAGTCGCACTGGGTGCTCGGTGTTGGCAGATGAATGGACTACGGTAACTGGTAAGACTTTGATAAACTTTTTAGTCTACTGTCCCGAAGGAACAATGTTCCTCAAATCTATTGATGCTTCACACATTGTGTCATCTGCGGATACTCTGTATGAACTACTTAAGCATGTTGTAGAAGAAGTTGGTGAGAGAAATGTTGTTCAGGTGATGACAAATTATACTGAGACCCATGTTGCTGCTGGGAATAAGTTGACTGAGACTTTTCCTACCTTGTTTTGGACATCGTGTTCTTCTCAATGCATTGAGGCAATCCTAGAGGATATCAGTAAGTTGGGAGTGATAAGTGAGGTCATTGAGAATGCTAAAGCCATCACAGGATTTATGTACTCTCATGTAGCAATACTGAATATTATGAGGAATCACACAAACGGGAAAGATTTGATACTTCCTTGTGACAGTTGCTCAGCGATGGCCTTTATCACATTAAGGAATATGATTAGCTTAAAGGAGAACCTGAGAGCAATGGTTACTTCTGTAGAGTGGCTTGATTCACCATTTTCTAGAAAGCCTGCAGGAGTTCTAATTGCTGACCTTATTTGTAGCTTGCCATTTTGGTCTTCTTGTGTAGCAATTGTTCGAATAACAGAACCACTGTTGCGGGTTCTTAAATTAGTCGAGAACAATAAGAAACCAGCCATGGGATACATTCATCTTGCTATTTATCAAATCAAACAAGCAATAAAAAAAGAGCTTGTTAAGAAGGCAGATTACATGACATATTGGGAAATTATAGACTGGAGATGGAATAGACAACTGCCTTGTCCTCTTTATGCAGCCGCCTTCTTCTTGAATCCTCGCTTCTTCTTCAGCATTCAAGGAGATGTATCCAATGAGATATCATCTGGAATGCTTGATTGCATAGAAAGACTTGTGCCTGATGCAAATACCCAAGACAAGGTCCAAAAGGAGCTCAGTCTATATAAAAGTTCGTCAGGGGACTTTGGAAGAAAAATGGCTATTAGAGCAAGAAACACTTTACTTCCTG CTGAGTGGTGGTCAACTTATGGAGGTGCTTGTCCAAACTTAATGCGTCTTGCCATTCACATACTCAGTCAAACTTGCAGTTTGAGGGGATCTGAACAAGTTCACCTTCCTTTCGAACAAATTCATAACCACAGAATGAACTATTTAGAACACCAACGTCTTTGTGACCTCATCTTCGTGCATTATAACTTGCGACTACAGCGAAG GCAAGTTTTTAGGCTCAAACAATTTGATCCTATTTCTGTAGATAATATTGATGTTGTGGGAGACTGGGTTGTTGAAAAAAATGATTTGTTCTCTGTTGATAACGAGCCTTTGAATTGGATGTCACTGAACCAACCAGCAGAAGCTCAAATGCAATGGGTAAATCTAGATGACGAAGAAATTGAAGCTTTTCTTGCGG GCATTGATGATGAGATGATCCAAGGTGCTGGTAAGAATGTCGAAGATGATGGTGATGTAAAAGAGGAGGTTCATGCAGATGTTTCTTTTACATGA